In the Victivallis sp. Marseille-Q1083 genome, one interval contains:
- a CDS encoding oligosaccharide flippase family protein gives MPNSQWRNWAGVQSRRLLYSKLTWNSLAIYLQQLMGAIIPVLILPWLLRIVGDRQLGLLIMMQTVVNYIYLFSDYGFSTTAVRLAALCRGDRRQLSQLATLITGWRLLAALLLGALTGAGLLLGGVSAAAFWLYLACLVQAIGQAVNPTWLYLALEKSFLFAIFMIASRLISILFILLMTRSAADTSLAAFWLSSVFLLAALPGWWYLIRREKIRFAPFSLAQLRQRLTTDWNFFTASLTTSFYASSPPLIVGLLLGEASAGIFGVLYRFVTMLSNLFLPFYQAAYPRLCVLLTESTRRAAHFLKFVHLGSLGIMLLVTAVLWLLAPFAVKLLAANSDRPTILLFMLLVLIPLVISQNGILGTLTLVAGGWYRDYRNAMLITGLFGLAASILLTYCWGEYGAAAAALGAEILVTILMYAAARRRLAGRLP, from the coding sequence GTGCCAAATAGTCAATGGAGGAATTGGGCCGGTGTTCAAAGCCGCCGGCTGCTGTATTCGAAACTGACCTGGAATTCGCTGGCGATCTATCTCCAGCAGTTGATGGGCGCCATCATCCCGGTGCTCATCCTGCCGTGGCTGCTGCGCATCGTCGGCGACCGGCAGCTCGGCCTGTTGATCATGATGCAGACCGTCGTCAACTATATTTACCTGTTTTCCGACTATGGTTTTTCGACCACGGCAGTCCGCCTCGCGGCCCTGTGCCGCGGCGACCGCCGCCAACTGTCGCAACTGGCAACCCTGATCACCGGTTGGCGGCTGCTGGCCGCGTTGCTACTCGGAGCTTTGACCGGAGCCGGCTTGCTGCTCGGCGGCGTTTCGGCGGCGGCGTTCTGGCTTTATCTGGCCTGCCTGGTCCAGGCGATCGGCCAGGCGGTCAATCCGACCTGGCTGTACCTGGCGCTGGAAAAAAGTTTTCTGTTCGCCATCTTCATGATCGCCAGCCGCCTCATTTCAATCCTGTTCATCCTGCTGATGACCCGTTCGGCCGCGGATACCAGCCTGGCGGCGTTCTGGCTGTCGTCGGTGTTTCTGCTGGCGGCGCTGCCGGGCTGGTGGTATCTCATCCGGCGCGAAAAGATTCGTTTCGCGCCGTTCTCCCTGGCGCAATTGCGTCAACGGCTGACGACTGACTGGAATTTCTTCACCGCCTCGCTGACCACCTCCTTCTACGCTTCGTCGCCGCCGCTGATCGTCGGCTTGCTGCTCGGCGAAGCCAGCGCCGGCATTTTCGGCGTGCTGTACCGCTTCGTCACCATGCTGAGCAACTTGTTTCTGCCGTTCTACCAGGCGGCCTACCCGCGTCTCTGCGTGCTGCTGACCGAATCCACCCGCCGGGCGGCACACTTTCTCAAATTCGTCCACCTGGGCAGCCTCGGCATCATGCTGCTGGTGACCGCCGTCCTCTGGCTGCTGGCGCCGTTCGCCGTCAAATTGCTGGCCGCCAACAGCGACCGCCCGACGATCCTTCTTTTCATGCTGCTGGTGCTGATTCCGCTGGTCATCTCTCAAAACGGCATTCTCGGCACGCTGACCCTGGTGGCCGGCGGCTGGTACCGGGATTACCGCAATGCGATGCTGATCACCGGGCTGTTCGGGCTCGCCGCCAGTATCCTGCTGACTTATTGCTGGGGAGAATACGGTGCCGCCGCCGCTGCGCTCGGCGCCGAAATCCTGGTGACGATCCTGATGTACGCCGCCGCGCGGCGGCGGCTCGCCGGGAGGTTGCCATGA
- the wbaP gene encoding undecaprenyl-phosphate galactose phosphotransferase WbaP, with product MNEMRIRVWLLALGDCIALGGILLLTALIYRWLGGNYELSLYCRLWPLLLVFVICNGFVRLYHGNFFYPGAALGPVEELRRLFFSITLTYLLLLAYLTIVRNTEYSRLVLLASWAATGLLLPPGRWLARAWLKKYPWAQGRVLIAGAGHTGSKVAAMLEEDCHFGFRVAGFVDDAARTTVETSLLRGKVDDAIAVARRENINYLICCLPLPLLQSKLRDFAGYFRHILIVSDTQTLPISWSYPLNLHGIAGVELRNQLQLPGPRLMKRLLELSLSLTAIVLLLPLFLLLALLVKLSSPGPIFYRARRLGLDGRTMRVWKFRTMYEDADDRLESILAEDPELARQWRLRFKLDHDPRITPLGKFLRKSSLDELPQFFNVLHGEMAVIGPRPIVEAEKVYYGNNYEVFARVKPGITGLWQVSGRSDTTYERRVDLDMHYVMNWSVWLDFYILLKTVLEVFRCRGAK from the coding sequence ATGAATGAAATGAGAATTCGAGTCTGGCTGCTAGCGCTCGGCGACTGTATCGCGCTGGGCGGCATTCTGCTGCTGACCGCGTTGATTTACCGCTGGCTGGGCGGCAATTACGAACTTTCGCTCTACTGCCGGCTGTGGCCGCTGCTGCTGGTGTTCGTCATCTGCAACGGTTTCGTCCGCCTCTACCACGGCAATTTCTTCTATCCGGGCGCCGCGCTCGGTCCGGTGGAGGAGTTGCGGCGATTGTTTTTCTCGATCACTCTGACTTACCTGCTGCTGCTGGCCTATCTGACCATCGTACGCAATACCGAATACTCGCGTCTGGTGCTGCTGGCCAGTTGGGCGGCGACTGGTCTGTTGCTGCCGCCGGGCCGCTGGCTGGCGCGGGCCTGGCTGAAAAAATACCCGTGGGCGCAGGGCCGGGTGCTGATCGCCGGCGCCGGGCACACCGGCAGCAAGGTGGCGGCAATGCTGGAAGAAGATTGCCACTTCGGCTTCCGGGTCGCCGGCTTCGTCGACGACGCCGCCCGAACGACGGTCGAGACTTCGCTGCTCCGCGGCAAAGTCGACGACGCCATCGCCGTTGCCCGCCGGGAAAACATCAATTACCTGATCTGCTGCCTGCCGCTGCCGCTCCTGCAGAGCAAACTGCGGGACTTCGCCGGCTATTTCCGGCATATCCTGATCGTCTCCGACACCCAGACGCTGCCGATTTCCTGGTCTTACCCGCTCAATCTGCACGGCATCGCCGGCGTCGAGCTGCGCAACCAACTGCAATTGCCCGGCCCGCGGCTGATGAAACGGCTCCTGGAGCTGAGTCTGTCGCTGACGGCCATCGTTCTGCTGCTGCCGCTGTTCCTGCTGCTGGCGCTGCTGGTCAAACTGAGCAGTCCCGGGCCGATTTTTTACCGCGCCCGTCGGCTGGGACTGGACGGCAGGACGATGCGGGTCTGGAAATTCCGGACGATGTACGAGGACGCCGACGACCGGCTGGAAAGCATTCTGGCCGAAGATCCGGAACTGGCGCGGCAATGGCGGCTGCGGTTCAAGCTCGACCATGATCCGCGCATCACGCCGCTCGGCAAATTCCTGCGCAAGAGCAGCTTGGACGAACTGCCGCAATTTTTCAACGTCCTCCACGGGGAAATGGCGGTCATCGGCCCCCGCCCGATTGTCGAAGCGGAAAAGGTCTATTACGGCAACAATTACGAAGTATTCGCCCGCGTCAAACCCGGCATTACCGGTCTGTGGCAGGTTTCCGGCCGCAGCGACACGACTTACGAGCGGCGGGTGGATCTGGATATGCACTATGTGATGAACTGGTCGGTCTGGCTGGATTTTTACATCCTGCTGAAGACGGTTCTGGAAGTATTCAGGTGTCGCGGTGCCAAATAG
- a CDS encoding glycosyltransferase family 39 protein, which produces MNCCRNRREWLELAGMMLLALALSLPLIYLTDLPLRDVLSRYAPMAQAFGEGRWQEVLHPRIPPLQQTAGGLLAWSTGCNGFLAVKLASTLFFVATLLPLYGIWRQIFPHRIVLFGLLLFVFCSQLLRLASSGLRESGKGFAFALAVYGLLVIYRERRRFAGYLLLGLAAGLLMLIKEDCVLYAAVFWLAALILLLADSGSRRSWPKAVAGLFLSLLLVLPYLVYNYRTVGYPVPGGRFAALVMHFQKPAPSLVTGENLPSVPPPAVIPSQFAATGLEESLDFADGLLNGFFPLYAVIALPVIVFRIRRRRWQPEETLLLAAVLGHALLLCLQILLFDRYLYVSRRYLLPVSGLFFIWTAVGLLTFAGWLRRRLTPRTARRTIAVGYTILLVGLYADALLPQWKQRVDPKHCLHRQAVLTLAAWIRDDYRGPQRNDCGSFDLRCYRSNRRPLVTGPALPELGYLAGGEAVETFSPNADYQIDEEPADRPPAEIPGFAVVKILPGHNGRYVLRRKAPGNGTVNDYE; this is translated from the coding sequence GTGAATTGCTGTCGAAATCGCCGGGAGTGGCTCGAGCTGGCCGGGATGATGTTATTGGCGCTGGCGTTGTCATTGCCGTTGATTTACTTGACCGATCTACCGCTGCGCGATGTTCTGTCGCGTTATGCGCCGATGGCGCAGGCGTTCGGCGAAGGACGCTGGCAGGAAGTCCTGCATCCCCGCATTCCGCCGTTGCAGCAGACCGCCGGCGGCTTGCTGGCCTGGTCGACCGGCTGCAATGGTTTTCTGGCGGTCAAACTGGCCAGCACTCTGTTTTTCGTCGCGACGCTGCTGCCGCTTTACGGCATCTGGCGGCAAATCTTCCCTCACCGGATTGTACTGTTCGGACTGTTGTTGTTCGTCTTCTGCAGCCAGTTGCTTCGGCTGGCCTCTTCGGGCCTGCGCGAAAGCGGCAAAGGTTTCGCCTTCGCACTGGCGGTCTACGGACTGCTGGTCATCTACCGGGAACGCCGCCGGTTCGCCGGCTATCTGCTGCTCGGCCTCGCCGCCGGACTGTTGATGCTGATCAAAGAAGACTGTGTGTTGTATGCCGCCGTCTTCTGGCTGGCGGCACTCATTCTGCTGCTGGCCGACTCCGGCAGCCGCCGGAGCTGGCCAAAGGCGGTCGCCGGCCTGTTCCTGTCGCTGCTGCTGGTGCTGCCTTATCTGGTTTACAACTACCGGACGGTCGGTTATCCGGTGCCCGGCGGCCGGTTCGCCGCTTTGGTCATGCACTTTCAAAAACCCGCGCCATCGCTGGTAACCGGAGAAAACCTGCCGAGCGTTCCACCGCCGGCGGTGATTCCCAGCCAATTCGCCGCCACCGGGCTGGAGGAATCGCTCGATTTCGCCGACGGCCTGCTCAACGGCTTCTTTCCGCTCTATGCCGTCATCGCGCTGCCGGTCATCGTTTTCCGGATTCGCCGCCGCCGCTGGCAGCCGGAAGAAACGCTGCTGCTGGCGGCGGTCCTCGGCCATGCGTTGCTGCTGTGTCTGCAAATTCTGCTCTTCGACCGTTATTTGTACGTCTCCAGGCGTTACCTTCTGCCGGTTTCCGGCCTCTTTTTCATCTGGACGGCAGTCGGCCTGCTGACGTTCGCCGGCTGGCTGCGCCGCCGCCTGACGCCGCGAACCGCCCGCCGGACCATCGCCGTCGGTTATACGATCCTTTTGGTCGGTTTGTATGCCGACGCGCTGTTGCCGCAATGGAAACAGCGCGTCGATCCGAAACACTGCCTCCACCGGCAGGCGGTGCTGACGCTGGCCGCCTGGATCCGCGACGACTACCGGGGACCGCAACGGAACGATTGCGGCTCGTTTGATCTGCGCTGCTACCGCTCCAACCGGCGGCCGCTGGTCACCGGGCCGGCGTTGCCGGAACTCGGTTATCTGGCCGGCGGCGAAGCGGTCGAAACGTTTTCGCCGAACGCCGATTATCAAATCGACGAGGAACCGGCCGACCGGCCGCCGGCCGAAATTCCCGGCTTTGCAGTGGTAAAAATCCTCCCCGGCCACAACGGCCGCTATGTACTCCGACGGAAGGCGCCGGGCAACGGCACGGTAAATGATTATGAATGA
- a CDS encoding MFS transporter has translation MNRSLWSWVPSLYFTEGVPYMIVTTVSLVMFKNLGMSNAQLATWTSFLTLPWMLKPLWTPLVDLTWTKKRWVLLTQLAMAVAFAFVAFALPFQLATQAIIAVFMFLAFCSATHDAAADGFYVIALNEHEQAMFTGIRSSFYRLAMIAAQGGLVMLAGFVERSTGLEPVRLEVKAAPAAQAEGFGATMVESADLSCRLSSAVLGAVPAPLESGEASRRAEALRHYLATLQAWNAGQAEAAAAFAEGRPVPPAAPAALRDLPVPPGTMLVEIGLKGELPSGETRLATFGRVGGSKNISLLAGDLFRFNPGNADRVQYALIKADGNLKEACQAVFELRAGNVRMAWSICLWVAGVFMALIFCYHYFAIPRLQADAPSQSASQHFLRNFGEALISFFRKKNVVSALIFLLFYRFAESQLVKLATPFILDAQEKGGLALTTGDQGLIYGTIGIVFLVIGGLIGGFVVARDGFGKWLWPMVLALNLPNFVYVYLAFLQPDSLWTVAGCVAVEQLGYGFGFSSYMLFIVYFAEDSGVYKTSHIAIMTGLMALGMMLPGLWSGVLQEALAAAFAGSGYRYFFVWVMLCTLPSFLAVAVARRIIRPTFGMRSESVVK, from the coding sequence ATGAATCGATCGTTGTGGAGCTGGGTGCCGTCGCTGTACTTTACCGAGGGGGTGCCGTATATGATCGTCACCACCGTCTCGCTGGTGATGTTCAAAAATCTGGGCATGAGCAATGCGCAACTGGCGACCTGGACCAGTTTTCTGACGCTGCCGTGGATGCTGAAGCCGCTGTGGACGCCGCTGGTCGATTTGACCTGGACGAAAAAACGCTGGGTGCTGTTGACCCAGTTGGCGATGGCCGTCGCCTTCGCTTTCGTCGCGTTTGCGTTGCCGTTTCAACTGGCGACGCAGGCGATCATCGCCGTCTTTATGTTTCTGGCTTTCTGTTCGGCCACCCATGACGCCGCCGCCGACGGTTTCTATGTCATCGCGCTCAACGAACATGAACAGGCGATGTTCACCGGTATCCGGAGTTCGTTCTACCGGCTGGCGATGATCGCCGCCCAGGGCGGGCTGGTGATGCTGGCCGGCTTCGTCGAGCGCAGCACCGGGCTGGAGCCGGTTCGGCTGGAGGTGAAGGCCGCACCGGCCGCCCAGGCGGAAGGCTTCGGGGCCACAATGGTGGAATCGGCGGATTTGAGCTGCCGGCTGTCGAGTGCCGTGCTCGGGGCGGTGCCGGCGCCGCTGGAGAGCGGTGAAGCGTCGCGCCGGGCCGAAGCGTTGCGGCATTATCTGGCGACGCTGCAGGCCTGGAATGCCGGGCAGGCGGAAGCGGCTGCCGCCTTTGCCGAAGGCCGTCCGGTGCCGCCGGCGGCACCGGCGGCGTTGCGGGATTTGCCGGTGCCGCCGGGGACGATGCTGGTGGAGATCGGTTTGAAAGGCGAATTGCCGTCCGGCGAGACCAGGTTGGCGACTTTCGGCCGGGTGGGCGGCAGCAAGAATATTTCGCTGCTGGCCGGCGATTTGTTCCGGTTCAATCCGGGAAACGCCGACCGGGTGCAATATGCGCTGATCAAGGCCGACGGCAATTTGAAGGAGGCCTGTCAGGCGGTGTTTGAACTGCGCGCCGGCAACGTCCGGATGGCCTGGTCGATCTGTCTGTGGGTGGCGGGCGTTTTCATGGCGCTGATCTTCTGTTATCATTATTTCGCGATTCCCCGTTTGCAGGCCGATGCGCCAAGCCAAAGCGCGTCGCAGCATTTTCTGCGCAATTTCGGGGAGGCGCTGATCAGTTTTTTCCGCAAGAAAAATGTCGTCAGCGCCCTGATCTTTCTGCTTTTCTATCGCTTTGCCGAATCCCAGTTGGTCAAGCTGGCCACGCCGTTTATCCTTGACGCCCAGGAAAAAGGCGGGCTGGCGCTGACCACCGGCGACCAGGGCTTGATTTATGGAACGATCGGCATCGTATTTCTGGTCATCGGCGGCTTGATCGGCGGGTTCGTCGTCGCCAGGGACGGTTTCGGCAAGTGGTTGTGGCCGATGGTGCTGGCTTTGAACCTGCCCAATTTTGTTTATGTTTATCTGGCGTTTCTGCAGCCGGACAGTCTGTGGACGGTGGCCGGCTGCGTCGCGGTGGAGCAACTGGGGTACGGGTTCGGCTTTTCCAGCTATATGCTCTTTATCGTCTATTTTGCCGAGGACAGCGGCGTTTACAAGACCAGCCATATCGCGATTATGACCGGGTTGATGGCGCTCGGCATGATGCTGCCCGGCCTGTGGTCCGGCGTCTTGCAGGAAGCTCTCGCCGCCGCTTTTGCCGGCAGCGGTTACCGGTATTTCTTCGTCTGGGTGATGCTGTGCACCTTGCCGAGTTTCCTGGCCGTCGCGGTTGCCAGGCGGATTATCCGGCCGACTTTCGGAATGCGTTCGGAATCGGTCGTCAAGTGA
- a CDS encoding glycosyltransferase codes for MNRRLFDKYLRRQTFPAVFEPALPPAGRFRHAVVIPVLDEEQTLPAALRSLPAADEVLVLLVVNNQSTTPPAKIAANLRLLAALRQRSLPLPAAVWARLFWLDAASPGRELPGGGVGMARKIGCDSILPFIASPVAAAESLLFMLDADTLVEPDYFAVVCAEMARRPQWAGATLEVAHQPAANPAEQRAIDAYEDYLAYYAAGLAWAGSPYAQIAIGSALVARVDSYIACGGMRPRAAGEDFYFAQALRKIGPLGRIAATRVHPSSRPSDRVPFGTGPRIRALAGGEALRFHHPRIFGLLKELYEALAGGDWQKAPVMPPPVAAFLEAEQFEKTWQTILKNTAPSPAARKAAFDCWFDGLKTLRLVHFCENNDRTLAPLAAEDAWNGLRKMGYQGPK; via the coding sequence GTGAATCGGCGGCTTTTCGACAAGTATCTGCGCCGGCAAACCTTCCCCGCTGTTTTCGAACCGGCTTTGCCGCCGGCCGGGCGTTTCCGGCATGCGGTGGTCATTCCGGTGCTCGACGAGGAGCAGACGCTGCCGGCCGCGTTGCGGTCGCTGCCGGCGGCGGATGAGGTGCTGGTTTTGCTGGTCGTCAACAATCAGTCCACGACGCCGCCGGCAAAAATTGCCGCCAATCTGCGTTTGCTGGCCGCCTTGCGGCAGCGGAGTCTGCCGCTGCCGGCGGCGGTTTGGGCTCGGTTGTTCTGGCTGGATGCCGCTTCGCCCGGCCGGGAGCTGCCCGGCGGCGGAGTCGGCATGGCCCGGAAAATCGGCTGCGATAGCATCCTGCCGTTCATTGCGTCGCCGGTTGCGGCGGCGGAATCGCTGTTGTTCATGCTGGATGCCGATACGCTGGTGGAGCCGGACTACTTTGCGGTCGTTTGCGCTGAAATGGCGCGCCGGCCGCAGTGGGCGGGGGCTACGCTGGAAGTTGCCCATCAACCGGCGGCCAACCCGGCTGAACAACGGGCGATCGATGCGTATGAGGATTATCTGGCCTATTATGCCGCCGGGTTGGCCTGGGCCGGGTCGCCCTACGCACAAATTGCCATCGGTTCGGCATTGGTGGCGCGGGTCGACTCCTATATCGCCTGCGGCGGCATGCGGCCGCGGGCCGCCGGCGAAGATTTCTATTTTGCCCAGGCGCTGCGAAAGATCGGCCCGTTGGGCCGGATTGCCGCGACGCGGGTCCATCCGTCGAGCCGGCCGTCCGACCGGGTGCCGTTCGGAACCGGGCCGCGCATCCGGGCGTTGGCCGGCGGGGAAGCGCTGCGGTTTCATCATCCGCGGATTTTCGGTCTGCTCAAAGAGTTGTATGAGGCGTTGGCCGGCGGCGATTGGCAGAAGGCGCCGGTGATGCCGCCGCCGGTCGCCGCTTTTCTGGAAGCCGAACAATTCGAAAAAACCTGGCAAACCATTTTAAAGAATACCGCGCCGTCGCCGGCGGCGAGAAAAGCGGCTTTCGATTGCTGGTTCGACGGTTTGAAGACGCTGCGTTTGGTTCATTTTTGCGAAAACAACGATCGGACGCTGGCGCCGCTGGCTGCCGAAGACGCCTGGAACGGCTTGCGAAAAATGGGCTATCAAGGCCCGAAATGA
- a CDS encoding efflux RND transporter periplasmic adaptor subunit: MTATVWKLLGLTVLSWSVAGLSAAEQYDWFALKSHFPEDLVFTGSVEYPRRAKISFEEKGRITFIAPAGKFLRGRILNDIGQVVKQGDVIAQQDTAVPQHNLELAKLRLSEAQASLTESEADYQRDLSLHKTEVISTKQYLQTKLKYDTAQVEFEKARVELEKARYVLDSCTVAAPFNCMISEIYYYPGTVVDNAQDVLEIVLLSPMKVVVPLSEQLTSQIDLTTSVKVFPVGAETPVAAWFDQKDVLTDRLNCYVENPLLPIGTLTAEERQLPRIDELSFVNESEPEPGRPVFWIDPPALHRDTAGEFVWKVTDAAAYDDKRPVTRSMTLKRVPVRSINMLTVQGVYRMQAIEPAPELSKFDLLANQVPAALTGDAAKVAYQAQMRQFRPGEQLQVNLRGNFELEGFYLPKKALLYNEDDAEYFLLAAAGGKAEKISVAKLGESMNYVRVNAPQLKDGLQIIVPRLGQKIEAGQVVQ; the protein is encoded by the coding sequence ATGACTGCGACGGTTTGGAAATTGCTGGGATTGACGGTTCTGTCGTGGAGCGTTGCCGGCTTATCGGCGGCGGAACAGTATGATTGGTTTGCTTTGAAAAGCCACTTTCCGGAGGATCTGGTTTTTACCGGTTCGGTGGAATATCCGCGCCGGGCGAAAATTTCCTTTGAAGAGAAAGGGCGGATCACTTTTATTGCGCCGGCGGGTAAATTTCTGAGGGGGAGGATCCTCAACGACATCGGGCAGGTGGTGAAACAGGGCGACGTCATCGCCCAGCAGGATACGGCGGTCCCGCAGCACAATCTGGAGTTGGCGAAGCTGCGTTTGAGCGAGGCGCAGGCGTCGTTGACTGAGAGTGAAGCGGATTATCAGCGCGACTTGTCGCTGCACAAGACCGAAGTGATCAGCACCAAACAGTACCTGCAGACGAAATTGAAGTACGATACCGCTCAGGTGGAGTTTGAAAAAGCCCGGGTGGAATTGGAGAAGGCCCGGTATGTGCTGGATTCCTGTACGGTCGCCGCGCCGTTCAACTGTATGATCAGCGAAATTTACTATTATCCGGGGACGGTGGTGGACAATGCGCAGGATGTCCTGGAAATTGTCCTGCTTTCGCCGATGAAAGTGGTGGTGCCGCTGTCGGAACAGTTGACCAGCCAGATCGATTTGACGACGTCGGTCAAGGTTTTTCCGGTGGGTGCGGAGACGCCGGTGGCCGCCTGGTTCGATCAGAAAGATGTGCTGACCGACCGTTTGAACTGTTATGTCGAGAATCCGTTGCTGCCGATCGGCACCCTGACGGCCGAAGAGCGGCAGTTGCCGCGGATCGATGAACTGAGTTTCGTCAACGAATCGGAACCGGAACCGGGCCGGCCGGTTTTCTGGATTGATCCGCCGGCGCTTCACCGCGATACAGCCGGCGAATTCGTCTGGAAAGTGACCGATGCCGCCGCCTACGACGACAAACGGCCCGTCACGCGGAGCATGACGCTGAAACGGGTGCCGGTCCGGTCGATCAACATGCTGACGGTGCAGGGCGTCTACCGGATGCAGGCGATTGAACCGGCGCCGGAGTTGAGCAAATTCGATCTGCTGGCCAATCAGGTTCCGGCGGCGTTGACCGGCGATGCGGCGAAGGTGGCTTACCAGGCGCAGATGCGTCAATTCCGGCCCGGGGAGCAGTTACAGGTCAATCTCCGGGGAAATTTCGAACTGGAAGGCTTTTACCTGCCGAAGAAGGCCTTGCTGTACAACGAGGACGATGCGGAATACTTCTTGTTGGCGGCTGCCGGCGGAAAAGCCGAAAAAATTTCCGTTGCGAAGCTGGGTGAATCGATGAATTACGTCCGGGTCAACGCGCCGCAACTGAAAGACGGCCTGCAGATCATCGTGCCGCGGCTCGGCCAGAAAATAGAAGCCGGCCAGGTGGTTCAATAA